A genomic segment from Nicotiana tabacum cultivar K326 chromosome 9, ASM71507v2, whole genome shotgun sequence encodes:
- the LOC142163833 gene encoding uncharacterized protein LOC142163833: MARETIIPLRLSDHHENIHWQNSVHVSIQPEAVILVEVEIPSLRVIQEAELDDAEWIRVRHEKLMLIDEKRMDAVCHGQLYQNRMASAFNKRVKPRQFTLGKLILKKIFPYKEETKGKLARNWQGPYVVHQVLPGGALSLAEMDGRVNTNPINSDAIKRYYV; the protein is encoded by the coding sequence atggcacgagaaactatCATTCCCCTTAGGTTATCGGACCACCATGAGAACATCCACTGGCAAAATTCCGTACATGTTAGTATACAGCCTGAAGCTGTGATACTCGTGGAGGTCGAGATACCATCCTTAAGAGTCATCCAAGAGGCCGAGTTGGACGATGCAGAGTGGATACGTGTCAGACATGAGAAACTCATGCTCATTGATGAGAAGAGAATGgatgcagtatgccatggtcagctatatcaGAATAGGATGGCCAGTGCATTTAACAAAAGGGTGAAGCCTCGCCAGTTCACACTAGGGaaattgattttgaagaaaatcttcccctACAAAGAAGAAACCAAAGGAAAGTTGGCACGaaattggcaaggtccttacgtggTTCACCAAGTGTTGCCAGGTGGAGCTTTAAGCTTGGCAGAAATGGATGGAAGAGTCAACACAAATCCCATAAACTCagatgcaatcaagagatactatgtttga
- the LOC142163834 gene encoding uncharacterized protein LOC142163834 encodes MSAYTMHLISRLDPLKYIFQKPMTTRKLAKWKILLSKFDILYITQKIIKGQALADHLTENPVDRDYESLNTYFFDEEILFPGEDIVEPYRGWRMFFDGATNFKKIGIGAVLISESGQHYPASAKIRFPCTNNMTEYKACILGIKMAVDMNIKELLIIGYSDLLIHQVQGEWSTKKVKMLPYLHCVKELCKKFTKIKFKRIPKI; translated from the coding sequence ATGTCAGCATACACTATGCATTTGATATCTCGGCTAGACCCTCTcaaatatatctttcagaagccgatGACTACTAGAAAGCTAGCTAAATGGAAAATTCTCCTCAGTAAATTTGACATTTTGTACATAACCCAAAAGATTATCAAGGGACAAGCTTTAGCCGACCACCTCACAGAGAATCCAGTGGACAGGGATTACGAGTCGCTCAATACGTACTTTTTCGACGAAGAGATATTGTTCCCTGGAGAAGATATTGTAGAGCCATACCGtggatggagaatgtttttcgacggagcaacaaacttcaaaaAAATAGGAATTGGGGCAGTCCTAATATCGGAATCCGGACAACATTATCCAGCATCAGCAAAGATAAGATTcccttgtaccaataatatgACTGAATACAAAGCATGCATCCTTGGGATCAaaatggcagtcgacatgaacatcaaAGAACTTTTGATCATAGGGTATTCCGATCTATTGATACACCAAGTCCAAGGGGAGTGGTCTACCAAAAAGGTCAAGATGCTTCCGTACCTACATTGTGTAAAAGAGTTATGCAAGAAGTTCACGAAGATCAAGTTCAAGCGCATTCCCAAGATCTAG